The genomic stretch ATCATAATGACGGTTAAGCTAGGGAATTTAGGCAAAATACGACTGAGGAAGCCGATACCATCCAATTCAGGCATGCGAACGTCGCACAAAACCAGGTCATAATGATTGTGTTCGACTTTTTCAAGAGCCTGTTTGCCGTTTTCAGCTGCGTCGACCTGATACTCTTCCTCCTCTAAAATCGTCTGGAGGAGATGACGCATGGCGGATTCGTCGTCGACAATGAGAATGGAGCAGTTTTTGCTCATCAGGACTCTCCGGGAATGATAGGTAGTGTGACCGTAAAGCAGCTTCCTTTGCCTTGCGTTGATGTGGCCTGTAACTCGCCCCGAGCATCGTGCACCAGTTGATAGCTGACGTACAAGCCGAGGCCGCGACCCTTACCCGGCGCTTTGGTGGTGTAGAACGGATCAAAAATGGTTTCCAGGCTCTGCCCTTCAATGCCATGGCCATTATCTTCAACCTTAATTGTGATCTTCGAGTCATTTTCCGTTGCCGTTATGGTAATGGCACCATAGCTGTCCGTTGCGTCACGGGCATTGAGGATCAGGTTGACCAGAACCTGCTGTAATTTAATGGGCGGTATGGAAACGTGGCTTAATTGTTCCGGCCAGTCTGTCGATAGATGGCGCTCTTTAAGGGCCCCTTGTTGCAATAACATGTCGCAGCTGTGTTTGAGGACATCAGAAGGGGCACAGTTGGCATGGCCTGACTCGTGATCCGGGGCGGCAAAATCAAGCAAGTCTTTGATTAGTTGGTCCATGCGATGGCTCTCATTGAGGGCGCGCTCAATGAGATCGCGGTTTTTAGGCTCTTCACATCGCTTTTTGAGTAACTCCAGATAGCCGATTGAGGCACTGAGAGGGTTGCCCAGCTCATGAGCAATGCCGGAGGTCAGGTTGCCGATGGAGGCAATGCGTTCCGAATGGGCCAGGTGCTGTCGCGTCTGTTTCAGCTCTTCATGGGTTTCCTGAAGTTTGCGGTAGTGGTGGCGCTGTTCTTCGAGACTGTTCTGAAGACTGTCAACCATCTGGTTGAAGGCGGAGCCGAGTTCGGTAATCTCGCGCGGTCCGGATTCTGGAGCGCGCTGACTTAAATCACCATCGGTAATTTGTAAGGCCCGTCTGGTTAGCAGGGTGACGGGGCGGATGACCGAGGGGTTGAGCAATAGAATGGCGGTCAGAACTAGAATCAGACCGTAGCCGAAACAGAATAGCACTGCCAGTTTTGTCAAGCCGAGAAGTTGTTCGAATATGTTGTGAAGCGGGTAGCGCAACTGTAGAGCATAGGTTGCGCCATAGCGGTGAATAGACGTGGTTATCTCTACGTATTGTTCCGAAGCCTGAGAGTTCGGCCAGAGATTCAACGTACTGGGAAAACTGAGATGGATCTGCGGTGATTGTCGCAACAGGGCGTAACGTAACTCCCGCTGGGAGCGGCCATGAACCGTCAATGTTGTTGACATCGCAATCGGCATCATCCGTTGATCGACGAGACGCCAGTGAAGGAGTTTATGGTGTCGCGCATAGTGTTCGACCACCTGAGCCATCTCCAGCTCGGGTAACTGTTCTACAGAAAGGCTCAATGCCGTTGAATGATCGGTGTGGAGTTTAATCGCCTGGTCCAGCAGGCGTGATTCCGTCAGGCGCAACAGCAGAAATGTCATAAACAGCAATGCTGCGCCAACCAATAATCCGCTGGAAAGGATGATTTCGGTGCGTAGCCCGAGAACGCGTTTCATGAGGCCCCCATCAAGCCCTGTTCAGCGAGGCTGGTGTAGCTATCATGGCCGATAATGATGTGATCAAGCACGCGGACGCCGAGCAGGTCGCCCGCCTCTTTGAGCCGTTGGGTGATGGAGATATCTTCGCGGCTGGGGGTGGGATCGCCGGAGGGGTGGTTGTGGACAAACAGAACTG from Desulfuromonas acetoxidans DSM 684 encodes the following:
- a CDS encoding sensor histidine kinase, yielding MKRVLGLRTEIILSSGLLVGAALLFMTFLLLRLTESRLLDQAIKLHTDHSTALSLSVEQLPELEMAQVVEHYARHHKLLHWRLVDQRMMPIAMSTTLTVHGRSQRELRYALLRQSPQIHLSFPSTLNLWPNSQASEQYVEITTSIHRYGATYALQLRYPLHNIFEQLLGLTKLAVLFCFGYGLILVLTAILLLNPSVIRPVTLLTRRALQITDGDLSQRAPESGPREITELGSAFNQMVDSLQNSLEEQRHHYRKLQETHEELKQTRQHLAHSERIASIGNLTSGIAHELGNPLSASIGYLELLKKRCEEPKNRDLIERALNESHRMDQLIKDLLDFAAPDHESGHANCAPSDVLKHSCDMLLQQGALKERHLSTDWPEQLSHVSIPPIKLQQVLVNLILNARDATDSYGAITITATENDSKITIKVEDNGHGIEGQSLETIFDPFYTTKAPGKGRGLGLYVSYQLVHDARGELQATSTQGKGSCFTVTLPIIPGES